A window of Hymenobacter aerilatus contains these coding sequences:
- a CDS encoding RagB/SusD family nutrient uptake outer membrane protein has product MKNIRITLTLALGLGLGLQGCESFLDKPPQGQQNVNNYYSNAEECKAAVMGCYATADQDDWWKIDRTRMFGDAGSDDAWKGNAIAGDQREFGDFARFFWLPNNEWFDNRYTHIYQSIGNCNAALVGIESAPIDNTLKQQLLGEVKFLRAYNYFELVKGYGGVPLVLTPVAPSEAVALKRATATEVYAQVVKDLQEAAAVLPAKSARATGDLGRATKGAANGYLAKAYLFTEQWAQAQQAAETVMASNEYNLNTDFNNIWTVSNVNGSESLFELNYSANQAFNLGTSMTVIMRSRADGGWGFNTPSSNLEQAFIRENDPRRQWTIIRQGDNVGPKTAGFDYSNYDTKPSENESGRMSRKIFLPLADRPANEREHAPLNRIELRYADLLLMHAEASFRLGQEAKALSSLNLVRARANRLQPGTVLPRTSTGTALLNHIWLERRLELAMEGHRYYDLVRQKRLVAVIQAFNAAQLTSTDPYDKGKVKDQISEKNNLFPIPTPQIQLSGGNVAQNPGY; this is encoded by the coding sequence ATGAAAAATATCCGCATTACTCTCACGCTGGCGCTGGGCCTGGGCCTGGGCCTGCAAGGCTGCGAATCCTTCTTGGACAAGCCCCCGCAGGGCCAGCAGAACGTGAACAACTACTACTCGAATGCTGAGGAGTGCAAGGCGGCCGTGATGGGCTGCTACGCCACCGCCGACCAGGACGACTGGTGGAAGATTGACCGCACCCGCATGTTCGGCGACGCTGGCTCCGACGACGCCTGGAAAGGCAACGCCATTGCCGGCGACCAGCGCGAGTTTGGCGACTTTGCCCGCTTTTTCTGGCTGCCCAACAACGAGTGGTTCGACAACCGCTACACCCACATCTACCAGTCTATCGGCAACTGCAACGCGGCGCTGGTGGGCATTGAGTCGGCCCCCATCGACAACACGCTGAAGCAGCAGCTCTTAGGAGAGGTGAAGTTTCTCCGCGCCTACAACTACTTTGAGCTGGTGAAGGGCTACGGCGGGGTGCCGCTGGTACTCACGCCGGTGGCACCGAGCGAGGCAGTAGCGCTGAAGCGTGCAACGGCTACGGAGGTGTACGCACAGGTTGTCAAAGACCTACAGGAAGCTGCTGCCGTGCTGCCCGCCAAGAGCGCCCGCGCCACCGGCGACCTGGGTCGTGCTACCAAAGGCGCCGCCAACGGCTACCTGGCCAAAGCCTACCTCTTCACCGAGCAGTGGGCCCAGGCGCAGCAGGCGGCCGAGACGGTAATGGCCTCGAATGAGTACAACCTGAACACTGATTTCAACAACATCTGGACGGTGAGCAACGTGAACGGGTCGGAGTCGCTGTTTGAGCTGAACTACAGCGCCAACCAGGCATTCAACCTAGGCACGTCGATGACGGTGATTATGCGCAGTCGTGCCGATGGCGGCTGGGGCTTCAACACACCCAGCAGCAACTTGGAGCAGGCCTTTATCCGGGAAAATGACCCGCGCCGGCAGTGGACCATCATCCGACAGGGCGACAACGTGGGGCCGAAAACCGCTGGGTTCGACTACTCGAACTACGACACCAAGCCCTCGGAAAACGAATCGGGTCGCATGAGCCGCAAGATTTTCCTACCCCTGGCCGACCGCCCCGCCAACGAGCGGGAGCACGCCCCCCTCAACCGCATCGAGCTGCGCTACGCCGACCTGCTGCTGATGCACGCCGAGGCTTCGTTCCGCCTGGGCCAGGAAGCCAAAGCCCTGTCGTCGCTGAACCTGGTGCGGGCCCGTGCCAACCGCTTGCAGCCCGGCACAGTGCTACCCCGCACCTCCACGGGTACGGCCCTGCTCAACCACATTTGGTTGGAGCGCCGCTTGGAGCTGGCCATGGAAGGCCACCGTTACTACGACTTGGTGCGCCAGAAACGCCTGGTAGCCGTGATACAGGCCTTTAACGCCGCCCAGCTCACCAGCACCGACCCCTACGACAAGGGCAAGGTGAAAGACCAGATTTCGGAGAAAAACAACCTGTTTCCAATTCCTACCCCGCAGATTCAACTCTCGGGTGGCAACGTGGCGCAGAACCCTGGTTATTAA
- a CDS encoding glycoside hydrolase encodes MKNLPSYLVAALVLTAATAHGQDPAPVTVALDPTKTYQTIDNFSASDAWSCQFVGQWPEAKKNAMADWLFSTEVGPGGQPKGIGLSMWRFNMGAGSAQQGEQSGIKDEWRRAESFLTADNTYDWTKQAGQMWFLKAAQQRGVKQLLGFLNSPPVQYTINGKAYATDAKTSLAPERYTDAATYMAKVVAGVKQTTGITFDYLSPVNEPQWDWSDGGQEGTPFCNPEIAGLTKALNAQLVQQNLPTKILLTEAGKLNYLLATEDKPERGNQIDAFFKPGSPTYVGNLPRVAPIIAGHSYFTTSPYPQAVAVRQQLADKVKQVPGLRYWQSEYCILGDNAGEINGNKRDLGIESALYLARVIHNDLAVANAAAWQWWVAISPYDYKDGLIYIDRNKTDGAYHDSKMLWALGNYSRFVRPGAVRVAAEVAKKATPEQQLLVSAYRDGASKQLVVVVVNSGSEAAALNLQLGKKAWLPQRAYTTSATADLAPTPAPRAKQSVQVAPQSITTFVGNLR; translated from the coding sequence ATGAAAAACCTGCCTTCTTACTTGGTAGCCGCCCTGGTGCTCACGGCCGCCACAGCCCACGGCCAAGACCCGGCGCCCGTTACCGTCGCCCTCGACCCGACCAAAACCTACCAAACCATCGACAATTTCAGCGCCTCCGATGCATGGTCGTGCCAGTTTGTGGGGCAGTGGCCCGAGGCCAAGAAGAATGCCATGGCCGATTGGCTGTTCAGCACCGAGGTAGGCCCCGGTGGGCAGCCCAAGGGTATTGGCTTGTCGATGTGGCGGTTTAATATGGGAGCGGGTAGTGCGCAACAGGGCGAGCAAAGCGGCATTAAGGACGAGTGGCGCCGCGCCGAATCGTTTCTAACGGCGGACAACACCTACGACTGGACCAAGCAAGCCGGCCAGATGTGGTTTCTGAAAGCGGCGCAGCAGCGCGGCGTGAAGCAGCTCCTAGGCTTTCTGAACAGCCCGCCCGTGCAGTACACCATCAATGGGAAGGCCTACGCCACCGACGCTAAGACCAGCCTGGCACCCGAACGCTACACCGACGCGGCCACCTACATGGCCAAGGTAGTAGCCGGCGTAAAGCAAACCACCGGCATCACTTTCGACTACCTCAGCCCCGTGAACGAGCCCCAATGGGACTGGAGCGACGGCGGCCAGGAAGGTACGCCGTTTTGCAACCCCGAAATTGCCGGCCTCACAAAGGCCCTCAACGCGCAGTTGGTGCAGCAAAACCTGCCTACCAAAATTTTGCTGACGGAAGCGGGCAAGCTGAATTACCTGCTGGCAACGGAAGACAAACCCGAGCGCGGCAATCAAATCGACGCGTTTTTCAAACCCGGCTCGCCTACCTACGTGGGTAACCTGCCGCGCGTGGCACCCATCATTGCAGGGCATAGCTACTTCACCACCTCGCCCTACCCCCAGGCCGTGGCGGTGCGGCAGCAGCTGGCCGACAAGGTGAAGCAGGTGCCGGGCTTGCGCTACTGGCAGTCGGAGTACTGCATCTTGGGCGACAATGCAGGCGAAATCAACGGCAACAAGCGCGACCTGGGCATCGAGTCGGCGCTGTACCTGGCGCGCGTCATCCACAACGATTTGGCTGTGGCTAATGCGGCGGCCTGGCAGTGGTGGGTAGCCATTTCGCCTTACGACTACAAGGACGGCCTGATCTACATCGACCGCAACAAAACCGATGGCGCCTACCACGACAGCAAAATGCTGTGGGCCTTGGGCAACTACAGCCGGTTTGTGCGCCCCGGCGCAGTGCGCGTAGCAGCCGAAGTAGCCAAGAAAGCTACACCAGAGCAGCAGCTATTGGTATCGGCCTATCGTGATGGGGCCAGCAAGCAATTGGTCGTGGTGGTCGTGAATTCGGGCAGCGAGGCAGCGGCGCTGAACCTGCAACTGGGCAAGAAAGCATGGCTTCCGCAACGCGCCTACACTACCTCCGCTACTGCCGATTTGGCACCTACCCCCGCGCCCCGTGCTAAGCAGTCGGTGCAGGTGGCCCCGCAGTCGATTACTACGTTCGTCGGCAACCTGCGTTAG
- a CDS encoding sugar-binding domain-containing protein encodes MIRNFLLVLLFAWGWFATSSHAQERHTLLFNEDWRFHKGDVAAGETPTLDDHAWRTVLLPHDWSIEGPFSQEWASATAFLPGGVGWYRKSFEVPTELRSKKVFVYFDGVYKNSEVWLNGHSLGKRPSGFASFEYELTPYLNPGGKNVLAVKVEHSQVADSRWYTGSGIYRNVYLVGTEPVHVARWGVGFTTPEVTEASATGQVTVAVTNATAAATPVLVKAILSDAKGKEVATTQQQVQAQPGTDTPAALTLKINKPTLWSVGHPYLYKLRVALEVQGKPTDAVEEEVGVRTIRFDAAQGFFLNNKNMKLKGVCLHDDAGALGVAVPAEVWERRLKTLKEVGCNSIRMSHNPHADYFYTLCDRMGFLVMDEAFDEWEVGKNKWVEGWNVGTPAKFGSHEHFQEWADRDLRDMILRNRNRPSIIMWSIGNEIDYPNDPYSHEVLNTGRNPQIYGKGFLPNHPPASRLGVLARHLVEVAKQYDTSRPITAALAGVVMSNFTDFPEVLDVVGYNYQEFRYPEDHQKYPKRIIYGSENGMGRDAWAAVDTNAYISAQYLWTGIDYLGEAGKWPQRSNGAGLLDMAGFPKPEYYFRQSLWATKPMVYAAVAPAPKTGDSPNVSHRRLQPTWNWPAGEQVRVVGFTNCEATELFLNGKSLGRKTGREVYWDVPYQPGTLLLKGFNKGKEVSRSELRTAAAPHALHATAYQTKLAASTHELAQIEVTIVDEKDNLVPDAANEVTVSVQGPGRVVGIESGDLASHEDYQAPRHRAYHGKLLVFVQPTAAGNITVQVQAPGLRSRQVKLRAK; translated from the coding sequence ATGATCCGTAACTTCCTACTTGTTTTGCTTTTTGCGTGGGGCTGGTTTGCCACTAGCAGCCACGCGCAAGAGCGCCACACGCTCTTATTCAACGAGGACTGGCGCTTTCACAAAGGCGACGTGGCCGCCGGCGAAACGCCTACCCTCGACGACCACGCCTGGCGCACCGTGCTGCTCCCCCACGATTGGAGCATCGAGGGGCCGTTCAGCCAGGAGTGGGCCAGCGCCACGGCTTTCTTACCGGGCGGCGTAGGTTGGTATCGGAAGTCGTTTGAGGTGCCGACTGAGCTGCGCTCGAAGAAGGTGTTTGTGTATTTCGATGGCGTGTATAAAAACAGCGAGGTGTGGCTGAACGGTCACTCGCTGGGCAAGCGCCCCAGCGGCTTTGCCTCCTTCGAGTACGAGCTCACGCCTTACCTAAACCCAGGCGGCAAGAACGTGCTGGCCGTGAAAGTAGAGCACAGCCAAGTGGCCGATTCGCGTTGGTACACCGGCTCGGGCATCTACCGCAACGTGTACCTCGTGGGTACCGAGCCCGTGCACGTGGCGCGGTGGGGGGTAGGCTTCACCACGCCCGAGGTGACCGAGGCATCAGCCACGGGTCAGGTAACGGTAGCCGTCACCAATGCCACGGCTGCCGCTACGCCAGTGCTGGTAAAGGCTATTCTATCAGATGCTAAGGGCAAGGAAGTCGCCACCACCCAGCAGCAAGTGCAGGCCCAACCCGGCACCGATACGCCAGCTGCTCTCACGCTGAAAATCAACAAGCCTACCCTATGGTCGGTGGGGCATCCCTACCTCTACAAGTTGCGCGTGGCGCTGGAGGTGCAGGGCAAGCCCACGGACGCAGTAGAGGAGGAGGTAGGCGTGCGCACCATCCGGTTTGATGCCGCCCAGGGCTTCTTTCTGAACAACAAGAACATGAAGCTCAAAGGCGTATGCCTGCACGACGATGCCGGCGCCTTGGGTGTGGCTGTGCCCGCCGAGGTGTGGGAGCGGCGCCTGAAGACCTTGAAAGAGGTAGGCTGCAACTCCATCCGGATGAGCCACAACCCCCACGCCGACTACTTCTACACGCTCTGCGACCGGATGGGTTTCCTGGTGATGGACGAGGCCTTTGACGAGTGGGAGGTAGGCAAAAACAAGTGGGTAGAGGGTTGGAACGTGGGCACGCCGGCCAAGTTCGGCTCGCATGAGCACTTCCAGGAGTGGGCCGACCGCGACCTGCGCGACATGATTCTGCGCAACCGCAACCGGCCTTCTATTATTATGTGGAGCATCGGCAACGAAATCGACTACCCTAATGACCCCTACTCCCACGAGGTACTGAACACCGGCCGCAATCCACAGATCTACGGCAAAGGCTTCCTACCCAACCATCCACCGGCTAGTCGGCTGGGCGTGCTGGCCCGGCACCTGGTGGAGGTAGCCAAGCAGTACGACACCTCGCGGCCCATTACGGCGGCGCTGGCGGGCGTGGTGATGTCCAACTTCACCGACTTTCCCGAAGTTCTGGACGTGGTGGGCTACAACTATCAGGAGTTTCGCTACCCCGAAGACCACCAAAAATACCCCAAGCGCATCATCTACGGCAGCGAAAATGGCATGGGCCGCGATGCCTGGGCGGCAGTTGACACCAACGCATACATCTCGGCCCAATACCTCTGGACCGGCATCGACTACCTCGGTGAGGCCGGCAAGTGGCCCCAGCGCAGCAACGGCGCGGGCCTGCTGGATATGGCTGGTTTCCCGAAACCCGAGTACTACTTCCGCCAAAGCCTGTGGGCTACCAAGCCTATGGTATACGCTGCCGTGGCACCCGCGCCCAAAACCGGCGACTCGCCCAACGTGAGTCACCGACGGCTTCAGCCTACCTGGAACTGGCCGGCTGGGGAGCAGGTGCGGGTGGTTGGCTTCACGAATTGCGAAGCCACGGAGCTATTTCTCAACGGAAAATCACTGGGCCGCAAAACCGGCCGCGAGGTGTATTGGGACGTGCCCTACCAGCCGGGTACTCTCTTGCTCAAAGGCTTCAATAAGGGCAAGGAGGTCAGTCGCTCGGAGCTGCGCACGGCCGCCGCGCCGCATGCCCTGCACGCCACCGCCTACCAGACCAAACTAGCAGCCAGCACCCACGAGTTGGCGCAAATTGAAGTAACTATAGTTGACGAAAAAGACAACCTGGTTCCTGATGCGGCCAACGAAGTAACAGTGTCGGTGCAGGGCCCTGGTAGGGTAGTGGGCATCGAAAGCGGCGACCTGGCGAGTCATGAGGACTATCAGGCGCCCAGGCACCGGGCCTACCACGGCAAGCTGCTGGTATTTGTGCAGCCCACAGCTGCCGGGAATATTACTGTGCAAGTGCAAGCACCGGGGCTACGGAGTCGGCAAGTAAAGCTGCGGGCGAAGTAG
- a CDS encoding glycoside hydrolase family 2 TIM barrel-domain containing protein — protein sequence MKSYLVLALLACATATHAQTKPIKVEVKQANGRYELLRGGQPYFIKGAGGGQFPERVKAYGGNSIRTWSTNGADKVLADANKNGLTVMMGLDVVRERHGFDYNNPQAVAEQLQKVRAEVLKYKDNPAVLFWGIGNELNLEYKNPKVWDAVQQIAQMIHEVDPNHPTSTVLAGLNQAEVDYIKAKCPAVDILSINTYAGLAAIPQQVRAIGWTGPYVVAEWGPTGHWESPVTPWKASVEETSSQKAAVYKSRYEASVAKDKTQCLGTYVFLWGQKQERTPTWYGIFTEDGKESEVVDVMQYLWSGKWPQNRAPHLAAFRLNGKLATDSVYLEPNRSYTALATVTDPDNDPLTYRWELLPESTDLKSGGDRESRPAAISGLIPANAKGQTTLKAPAKAGGYRLFIYAYDGHDNVATANIPFYVK from the coding sequence ATGAAATCCTACCTTGTTCTTGCCCTATTGGCCTGCGCTACGGCCACCCATGCCCAAACGAAGCCTATCAAGGTGGAAGTCAAGCAAGCCAATGGCCGCTACGAGCTGCTGCGCGGCGGCCAGCCCTACTTTATAAAAGGAGCCGGCGGCGGGCAGTTTCCTGAGCGAGTAAAGGCTTATGGAGGCAACTCCATCCGCACTTGGAGCACCAACGGCGCCGACAAAGTGTTAGCCGATGCTAACAAAAACGGCCTCACCGTGATGATGGGCCTCGATGTGGTCCGCGAGCGGCACGGTTTCGACTACAACAATCCCCAGGCCGTGGCCGAGCAGCTGCAAAAGGTGCGCGCCGAGGTGCTGAAGTACAAAGACAATCCGGCCGTGCTATTCTGGGGCATCGGCAATGAGCTGAATCTGGAGTACAAGAACCCCAAGGTGTGGGACGCCGTGCAGCAGATTGCCCAGATGATTCATGAGGTAGACCCCAACCACCCCACCAGCACCGTGCTGGCCGGCCTCAACCAAGCAGAGGTAGATTACATCAAGGCCAAATGCCCGGCCGTGGATATCCTCAGCATCAACACCTACGCTGGGCTGGCGGCTATTCCGCAACAGGTGCGCGCCATCGGCTGGACTGGCCCCTACGTGGTGGCTGAGTGGGGCCCCACTGGCCACTGGGAAAGCCCCGTTACGCCCTGGAAAGCCTCGGTGGAGGAAACCAGCAGCCAAAAAGCCGCCGTGTACAAAAGCCGCTATGAGGCCTCAGTAGCCAAGGACAAAACCCAGTGCCTGGGCACCTACGTGTTCTTGTGGGGGCAGAAGCAGGAGCGCACGCCTACCTGGTACGGCATCTTCACGGAGGATGGCAAAGAGTCGGAGGTGGTGGATGTGATGCAGTACCTGTGGAGTGGCAAGTGGCCGCAGAACCGCGCCCCTCATTTGGCCGCGTTTCGCTTGAACGGCAAACTGGCGACTGACTCGGTGTACCTGGAGCCCAACCGCTCCTACACGGCCCTCGCCACCGTAACAGACCCCGACAACGACCCGCTCACCTACCGTTGGGAGCTGCTGCCGGAAAGCACCGACCTCAAATCGGGCGGCGACCGGGAAAGCCGCCCTGCTGCTATTTCTGGCCTGATTCCGGCCAACGCAAAAGGCCAAACTACTCTTAAAGCTCCTGCCAAAGCGGGGGGCTACCGTCTGTTTATCTACGCCTACGATGGGCACGATAACGTAGCCACGGCCAACATCCCGTTTTATGTGAAATAG
- a CDS encoding efflux RND transporter periplasmic adaptor subunit: MTIARSFLTLCLATGLLGSCSHGDTKEVVTEEPAADLPYDAVQVTAAQPTRSLSLPGELDSYYQTDIYPRVNSYLKRLHVDIGDAVRPGQLLAELEAPELTAALSEALSQLKASQASYSSSRAAYHRLLVTSRTAGAVSPLNLEQAHAKALSDSLLVTAGRAHYEAASQMAGYLRITAPFAGVVTERNLAPGAFVGPGGQTNLPIVKIRQLSRLRLRLAVPEAYVGSIHVRDTVRFMVRTFPSETFMGTISRVANSVRPETRSEQIEIDIPNVKNRLRPGMFATATVPVNAAKSSLFVPRSAVVSTAERTYVIRVKNNRAELVDVQKGDETMGQIQVFGPLKVGDVVLKAGNEEITNEEPLRVELAGR, encoded by the coding sequence ATGACTATTGCCCGCTCTTTCCTGACTCTCTGCCTAGCCACTGGCCTACTGGGCAGCTGCTCCCACGGCGACACCAAGGAGGTGGTGACCGAGGAGCCGGCCGCCGACTTGCCCTACGACGCGGTGCAGGTGACAGCCGCGCAGCCTACCCGCTCCCTCAGCCTACCCGGCGAGCTGGACAGCTACTACCAAACCGACATTTACCCACGCGTGAACAGCTACCTCAAGCGCCTGCACGTCGATATTGGCGATGCTGTGCGACCGGGGCAGCTACTGGCCGAGCTGGAAGCCCCCGAGCTAACGGCGGCCCTTAGCGAGGCACTGTCGCAGCTGAAAGCCTCGCAGGCCAGCTATAGCTCCAGCCGCGCCGCCTACCACCGCCTACTGGTCACGAGCCGCACGGCTGGCGCCGTATCGCCGCTGAATCTGGAGCAGGCGCACGCCAAAGCCTTGTCCGATAGCCTGTTGGTAACGGCCGGGCGGGCGCACTACGAGGCGGCCAGCCAGATGGCGGGCTACCTGCGCATCACGGCGCCTTTTGCGGGCGTGGTGACGGAGCGTAATCTGGCGCCCGGTGCCTTTGTGGGGCCAGGCGGCCAAACCAACTTGCCTATCGTCAAAATCCGGCAGCTCAGCCGCTTGCGCCTGCGCCTGGCCGTACCCGAGGCCTACGTGGGCAGCATCCACGTGCGCGACACGGTGCGCTTTATGGTGCGTACGTTTCCGAGCGAAACCTTTATGGGCACCATCAGCCGCGTAGCGAATAGCGTGCGGCCCGAAACCCGCTCCGAGCAGATTGAAATCGACATTCCGAACGTTAAAAACCGGCTGCGACCGGGCATGTTTGCCACTGCTACCGTACCCGTAAATGCCGCCAAGAGCAGCCTGTTTGTGCCCCGCTCGGCGGTGGTCAGCACGGCCGAGCGCACCTACGTCATCCGGGTGAAAAACAACCGCGCCGAGTTGGTAGATGTGCAAAAAGGCGACGAAACCATGGGCCAGATTCAGGTATTCGGCCCGCTGAAGGTAGGCGACGTGGTCCTGAAAGCCGGCAACGAGGAAATCACCAACGAAGAACCCCTGCGGGTAGAGCTAGCGGGGAGGTAG